A region of Nitrospira sp. DNA encodes the following proteins:
- a CDS encoding zinc ribbon domain-containing protein yields the protein MPIYEYSCQECCRRSSFLIMNPRHPRSIVCRHCGSSKLERLLSRFAAPKSEEARLESLSDPATLGGIDENDPRSVARLMKKMGQEMGEDVDDIEAIMEQSEDGEGVPDGTDGL from the coding sequence ATGCCAATTTACGAGTACTCCTGTCAGGAGTGCTGCAGACGAAGTTCGTTCCTGATCATGAACCCTCGCCATCCCAGATCGATTGTCTGTCGGCACTGTGGCAGCTCCAAGTTGGAACGCCTCCTGTCGCGATTTGCCGCTCCCAAGTCCGAAGAAGCTCGCCTCGAATCGCTCTCAGATCCAGCTACCCTCGGAGGCATTGATGAGAATGATCCTCGGAGCGTCGCCCGCTTGATGAAGAAAATGGGGCAGGAAATGGGAGAGGACGTCGACGATATCGAAGCGATAATGGAGCAATCCGAAGATGGTGAAGGAGTACCAGACGGAACTGACGGCCTTTGA
- a CDS encoding phosphoribosyltransferase family protein, producing MPVPLHIQRLREREFNQSLLLADHIGRHLDIPVVYTNLIRTVPTPPQTTLSRKSRQKNLRRSFAVRRPDAILNMRILLIDDVFTTGTTVNECAKVLRRAGSADVFVITLSRTVGTDIVPDRILAQHPYPF from the coding sequence ATGCCGGTACCCCTACACATTCAGAGGCTTCGTGAGCGAGAATTCAATCAGTCTCTGCTTCTTGCCGATCACATCGGACGTCACCTCGATATTCCCGTGGTATATACCAATTTGATCCGTACCGTTCCTACACCGCCCCAGACCACCTTGTCACGGAAGAGCCGTCAAAAAAACCTTCGGCGATCGTTTGCTGTCCGACGCCCCGATGCGATCCTCAATATGCGCATTCTGCTCATCGACGATGTCTTCACGACCGGCACCACGGTGAATGAATGTGCAAAAGTCTTGCGTAGAGCTGGGTCTGCCGACGTATTCGTTATCACATTAAGCCGAACCGTGGGTACTGATATCGTCCCCGACCGAATCCTGGCTCAGCATCCATACCCCTTTTGA
- a CDS encoding ABC transporter ATP-binding protein → MVTLRQLSKTYSRGEAMVTALHDVSLEIKVGEFCAFVGPSGCGKSTLLNLVAGLDLPTSGEIVLDGRSTKNLTSYEWTQLRRETIGIVFQAFHLVHGLTAEENIALPLMLRGENGREIAKRVEDMLDRVGMRHRRGHRPAELSGGEQQRIAIARALAHGPRLLLADEPTGNIDSHQGAGIMALIRELAISGGQTVLLVTHSVQASQSADYVWTMRDGQLISRTERRTELVTP, encoded by the coding sequence ATGGTGACATTGAGACAACTTTCGAAAACCTATTCGCGTGGCGAAGCCATGGTCACGGCTTTGCACGATGTGAGTTTAGAGATTAAGGTCGGCGAATTCTGCGCGTTCGTGGGTCCCAGCGGCTGCGGGAAAAGTACCCTTTTGAACCTTGTTGCGGGCTTGGACCTGCCTACATCGGGAGAGATTGTGCTGGATGGGCGATCCACCAAGAATCTGACCAGTTACGAGTGGACGCAGCTCAGGCGTGAAACGATCGGGATCGTTTTCCAAGCCTTCCATTTGGTTCATGGTTTGACGGCTGAAGAGAACATTGCGCTGCCCTTGATGTTGCGCGGAGAAAATGGGCGGGAGATCGCAAAACGGGTGGAGGATATGTTGGATAGGGTGGGGATGAGACACCGGCGTGGACATCGACCCGCCGAATTATCCGGTGGAGAGCAACAAAGAATCGCGATCGCGCGGGCATTAGCCCATGGCCCCCGTCTCCTGTTGGCTGATGAACCGACAGGAAATATCGATTCTCATCAAGGAGCAGGTATTATGGCGCTCATTCGTGAACTGGCGATATCTGGAGGGCAGACGGTGCTGCTGGTGACCCACAGCGTGCAGGCCTCACAATCCGCCGACTATGTGTGGACGATGCGAGATGGACAGCTGATTTCACGCACTGAACGTAGGACCGAACTGGTAACCCCGTGA
- a CDS encoding dihydroorotate oxidase gives MIDLSTTIAGVTFPSCFMNASGALCVTGEELEALGKSRAGAIVTKSMTMESRQGNPTPRYYGFPGGSINSMGLPNLGYRAYAELIPHLKRFGKPVIASVAGLREEDFPTIAETINAVQPDLIEVNLSCPNIPGKPQIGYDPEASERVLRKIRPKISVPMGVKLPPYFDPAHHEAIGKVLGRCGVDFLNMINSVGNGLVVDPERETVVIKPKGGFGGLGGRLIKPVALANVRAFYKFWGGKIPIIGTGGIVEGIDVFEHFLCGASAVQIGTVLVEEGLGVFGRLEAELTAVLTRKGYRSILECRGRLKEL, from the coding sequence GTGATCGACCTCTCCACAACGATCGCCGGCGTGACCTTTCCCAGCTGTTTCATGAATGCGTCGGGAGCGCTGTGTGTCACAGGGGAGGAACTCGAGGCCCTCGGGAAATCCCGGGCGGGAGCGATCGTCACGAAGTCGATGACGATGGAGTCACGCCAAGGCAACCCTACGCCACGGTATTATGGATTTCCCGGAGGATCGATCAATTCGATGGGCCTTCCCAACCTTGGCTATAGAGCCTACGCTGAGTTGATCCCTCACCTCAAGCGGTTCGGAAAGCCGGTTATCGCCAGCGTGGCTGGACTCAGAGAGGAAGACTTTCCGACCATTGCGGAAACAATCAATGCAGTTCAGCCGGATCTCATCGAGGTCAATTTATCTTGTCCGAATATTCCAGGTAAGCCTCAAATTGGCTACGATCCAGAAGCTTCCGAACGGGTCCTTAGGAAAATTCGGCCCAAGATATCGGTTCCGATGGGAGTGAAGTTACCCCCGTACTTTGATCCGGCGCATCATGAAGCCATAGGGAAGGTACTCGGGCGTTGCGGAGTCGACTTTCTCAATATGATCAATTCCGTGGGCAACGGTTTGGTTGTCGATCCGGAACGCGAAACCGTCGTCATTAAACCGAAAGGAGGGTTCGGCGGGTTAGGTGGACGACTGATCAAGCCGGTGGCATTGGCGAACGTCCGTGCCTTCTACAAGTTTTGGGGGGGGAAGATCCCGATCATCGGAACCGGAGGGATTGTGGAGGGAATCGATGTGTTCGAACATTTCCTCTGCGGGGCTTCAGCGGTTCAAATCGGGACCGTGTTGGTGGAGGAAGGGCTGGGTGTATTCGGCCGACTGGAAGCGGAATTGACCGCTGTCCTGACAAGAAAAGGATACCGGTCGATTCTCGAATGCCGAGGACGGCTCAAGGAATTGTGA
- a CDS encoding response regulator transcription factor, which yields MARKKKTAARPLHRMEQRPKSSVQITPRQREILRLVALGHTNREIAASLDISVRTVEVHRFNLMRRLDVRNVAQLLRQALQNNLLPRNFGNK from the coding sequence ATGGCAAGAAAGAAGAAGACCGCCGCACGTCCGCTCCACCGAATGGAACAGCGCCCCAAATCTTCTGTGCAGATCACGCCCCGCCAACGCGAGATCCTCCGATTGGTCGCCTTGGGCCACACTAATCGCGAGATCGCCGCATCGCTGGATATCAGCGTCCGGACGGTCGAAGTGCATCGTTTCAACTTGATGCGCCGACTCGATGTTCGGAACGTCGCCCAACTCCTGCGTCAGGCCCTACAAAACAACTTGTTGCCTCGCAACTTCGGCAACAAATAG
- a CDS encoding ABC transporter permease, producing the protein MSAFVKVLLLLLSSHVRQWPLRTLLTIVGVALGVSASVAVRSANVDVLRSFEQAVMTVAGPTTLEVSGGEAGLDERIITRVRPVAGVTSASPVILQTAVRMRGEQTYQAVQVVGLDLLAESDTRGFRLDQPAKESQLLSMIQPEAVFLGGKLAAEWNLSVDDQVDLLMGTKRLTCLVTGILQNESDRTSSWERMAVMDIAAAQIAFGMVGKVDRIDIVTDERKSVEEVAQNLRTVLPPYLTVERPANRTRQVEQMVRAFRLNLTVLSWVGLLVGMFLIYNTMAFAVAQRRREIGIYRAIGMTQSRVMVLFLMEAGLFGFLGGITGSAAGVALAQELVALLSRTISDLYVPVGAGEGGLRWAGQFWSVMIEGIMIGCVVSMIGAIGPSLDAGRTATVRALAPGDYEASRQLRVGMLGVMGLGLLLVTGLLSLPGPIGGVPVFGYVATLSLLAGLACLAPICVTGWRGRRRYVGRQFGVHGVMRGIAVEHASRSPGRNGVTVSALMVGLAIMIGVLMMVRSFRHTVDLWVADTVMADLVVAPSMWLRGTEVGSVGRSLPPAWSNVLVSIPDVAAVDSYRDVRVSVKGQQVTVVSRDLRLHAQWSRYLVRRGDSSEQLRQAADIHGLLVSEVLANRLGVEEGSTLDIMTPSGPMQFPIVAVFYDYSTDGGKLLMDRALYQSLWHDDLVTVFPVYLRAGSNIDQVRERITEQLSSEVGGGLPPLVISNTELRKEILDIFDRTFLLTYVLEAIAIVIAMLGIVNTLVTSVLERRREFATLRAIGGSAEQIQQLVLWEAAYLGVIGIALGLIGGGLLSLLLIKVINKQSFGWTIQMIVPIGALIQAVALAVIATLVAGYFPARWAARQPIVEGLREE; encoded by the coding sequence ATGTCTGCCTTTGTAAAGGTGTTACTGCTTCTTCTCAGCTCTCATGTCCGGCAATGGCCGTTACGTACGTTGCTGACGATTGTCGGAGTGGCTCTCGGAGTGTCGGCCTCCGTAGCCGTCCGGAGCGCCAACGTCGACGTGCTCCGATCCTTTGAGCAGGCTGTCATGACAGTGGCCGGTCCAACCACCCTGGAAGTGTCGGGAGGTGAGGCGGGGCTTGATGAACGCATCATTACCAGGGTACGACCCGTCGCTGGCGTGACATCTGCGTCGCCCGTGATTCTACAGACGGCTGTTCGCATGAGGGGGGAACAAACCTACCAAGCAGTGCAAGTGGTGGGTCTTGATCTCTTGGCTGAATCCGATACACGTGGGTTTCGCCTGGACCAACCGGCCAAGGAAAGTCAGTTGCTGAGTATGATCCAGCCGGAGGCGGTGTTTCTGGGAGGCAAATTGGCCGCTGAGTGGAATCTGTCGGTTGATGACCAGGTCGATCTTCTGATGGGGACCAAGCGCCTCACCTGTCTGGTGACAGGGATTCTACAAAATGAATCGGACCGAACCTCATCCTGGGAACGCATGGCCGTCATGGACATTGCTGCCGCACAAATTGCGTTCGGGATGGTCGGGAAGGTGGATCGAATCGATATCGTGACCGACGAAAGAAAGTCCGTCGAAGAGGTGGCACAGAACCTACGAACTGTGCTGCCGCCTTATCTGACGGTGGAGCGGCCGGCTAATCGAACGAGACAGGTTGAGCAAATGGTGCGGGCCTTCCGCCTCAATCTGACGGTATTGAGCTGGGTCGGTCTGTTGGTCGGGATGTTCCTGATCTACAACACGATGGCGTTTGCCGTCGCCCAGAGGAGGCGGGAAATCGGAATCTATCGAGCTATCGGGATGACTCAGTCTCGGGTGATGGTTCTGTTCCTAATGGAAGCGGGGTTATTCGGATTCTTGGGAGGGATCACCGGGAGTGCAGCAGGGGTGGCATTGGCTCAAGAACTGGTGGCGCTGCTCAGCCGAACCATTTCGGATCTCTACGTTCCGGTCGGTGCTGGCGAGGGAGGGCTACGCTGGGCAGGCCAATTCTGGAGCGTTATGATCGAAGGAATCATGATCGGGTGCGTTGTGTCCATGATCGGTGCCATCGGTCCGAGCCTGGATGCCGGCCGCACGGCGACTGTACGGGCGTTGGCTCCCGGAGACTATGAAGCAAGCCGGCAGCTTCGAGTGGGGATGCTTGGCGTGATGGGGTTGGGCTTGCTCCTTGTCACGGGACTCTTGAGTCTGCCGGGACCTATAGGTGGGGTTCCTGTCTTTGGTTATGTGGCGACGTTATCGCTGTTGGCGGGGTTAGCCTGTCTGGCCCCAATCTGTGTCACTGGATGGCGCGGTCGGCGCCGATACGTGGGACGTCAATTTGGAGTACATGGAGTTATGAGGGGGATTGCCGTCGAGCATGCCTCCCGCAGTCCGGGCCGAAACGGAGTCACCGTCTCTGCCTTGATGGTGGGACTGGCGATTATGATCGGTGTGCTTATGATGGTGCGAAGTTTTCGCCATACGGTCGACCTATGGGTCGCCGACACCGTCATGGCCGATTTGGTCGTGGCACCCTCGATGTGGTTGCGAGGTACGGAGGTCGGAAGCGTCGGCCGGAGTCTCCCGCCCGCGTGGTCGAACGTCCTGGTTTCCATCCCTGACGTGGCGGCGGTCGATAGCTATCGCGACGTACGGGTGTCGGTGAAGGGTCAGCAAGTGACTGTCGTATCACGGGATCTGCGGTTGCATGCCCAATGGAGTCGATATCTCGTGCGCAGGGGCGACTCTTCGGAACAGCTCAGACAGGCGGCGGATATCCATGGCCTCCTCGTCTCTGAGGTGTTGGCCAATCGGCTTGGCGTGGAGGAGGGATCGACACTTGACATTATGACGCCGAGCGGCCCCATGCAATTCCCGATCGTGGCCGTGTTCTATGATTACTCGACCGACGGAGGCAAGCTTCTCATGGATCGGGCACTCTACCAGTCGCTCTGGCACGATGATCTGGTCACGGTATTTCCCGTGTACTTGCGAGCGGGATCGAATATTGATCAAGTTCGGGAAAGGATTACCGAACAATTGAGCAGCGAAGTCGGCGGGGGGCTTCCTCCGCTCGTGATCAGTAACACCGAGTTACGGAAGGAAATCCTCGACATCTTCGATCGCACATTTCTTCTGACCTACGTTCTGGAGGCCATCGCGATCGTGATTGCCATGCTTGGGATCGTCAATACACTGGTCACGTCTGTCCTCGAACGTCGCCGGGAGTTTGCCACCCTCCGGGCCATCGGCGGCAGCGCTGAGCAAATTCAACAGCTCGTGTTATGGGAGGCGGCCTACCTTGGTGTGATAGGGATTGCCTTGGGACTTATCGGTGGAGGTCTGCTTTCTCTGTTGCTGATCAAGGTCATCAACAAGCAGTCGTTCGGATGGACTATTCAGATGATTGTTCCGATCGGTGCGCTTATTCAGGCCGTGGCGCTTGCCGTCATTGCAACCTTGGTGGCGGGCTACTTTCCTGCCCGCTGGGCTGCACGGCAACCGATCGTAGAGGGGTTACGGGAAGAATAG